Proteins from a genomic interval of Piscinibacter sp. HJYY11:
- a CDS encoding NYN domain-containing protein, which produces MNRFAVMVDAGYLLCQAVDIVSNRSSKKRRDLEIVDPAGLVALLIRKSKELLALDGKELLRVYWYDGVFPTGMTEQQAAMINVDDLVLRAGTVNGAGKQKGVDSLIVTELVELSSHHAICDAVLVTGDSDLAVGIDLAQRRGVRIAVLGVQDLTQGVIDQQSAEIRNRSDRVGHLCRADIEGLVRFKPAARKAASTEAPAKPSAPPYQRELTPDDDVKIGDAVRTFINAQENPALLRNAINATTQKIDVNVDRILIHNIFRMLARGELTNAEKMLARAKFRALLHELGTDDAVVSVAPASEAPKT; this is translated from the coding sequence ATGAACCGATTCGCCGTGATGGTGGATGCCGGATACCTGCTGTGCCAGGCGGTCGACATCGTGAGCAACCGCAGCAGCAAGAAGCGGCGGGACCTGGAGATCGTCGATCCTGCCGGACTGGTTGCGCTTCTCATCAGGAAGTCCAAGGAGCTGCTCGCGCTCGATGGCAAAGAGCTGTTGCGCGTCTATTGGTACGACGGCGTGTTCCCGACGGGCATGACGGAGCAGCAGGCCGCAATGATCAACGTTGACGACCTTGTGCTTCGCGCGGGCACGGTCAACGGCGCAGGCAAGCAAAAAGGCGTCGACTCGTTGATCGTCACGGAATTGGTGGAGCTGTCTTCACACCACGCGATCTGCGATGCCGTGCTGGTGACGGGCGACAGTGATCTGGCCGTCGGCATCGACCTCGCGCAGCGCAGAGGTGTTCGCATAGCCGTGCTCGGCGTGCAGGACCTGACACAGGGGGTCATCGACCAACAGAGTGCGGAGATCCGCAATCGCTCCGATCGTGTGGGGCACCTGTGTCGGGCGGACATCGAGGGTTTGGTGCGCTTCAAGCCGGCGGCGCGAAAGGCTGCGTCGACTGAAGCGCCGGCAAAGCCGTCCGCGCCGCCCTACCAGCGGGAACTGACCCCGGACGATGACGTCAAGATCGGCGACGCGGTACGCACTTTCATCAACGCCCAGGAAAACCCCGCGCTGCTGCGCAATGCAATCAACGCGACCACCCAGAAGATCGACGTCAACGTCGACCGCATCCTCATCCACAACATCTTCAGGATGTTGGCTCGTGGCGAACTCACGAACGCCGAGAAGATGCTTGCGAGAGCCAAGTTCCGGGCGCTCTTGCACGAGCTTGGAACAGACGATGCGGTCGTAAGCGTAGCGCCGGCGAGCGAAGCTCCGAAGACCTGA
- a CDS encoding TniQ family protein, protein MGVTAFHEDQLSLWPIRPRPLPDELLSSWMVRLAHANGKKVQRFYRHWFGRDSLPLWNRDIDRLAPPELSQELARRTGVPLELLEETALRSLVGAVFTELATGGLTTWLTTLGVFHRQRRRGGLMCCTTCLADDETPYFRKAWRMSWVTGCTRHRTMLIDRCLCGATLQPHRVDMRERNWLSDQVSMATCWCCGEDLRKLRPGKADPDVLALQRMLETARRDGHVDVAGRSGLHSVLFFNGLRVLLLASARLPGPDGVEPAGAGRFDEMPVEQRAMLLSRVQRLLADWPKTFHSTFSSRPNIYSHFTRHSPVRPFWVDEEVSLLNRSKTDLTSDEARSIESVVEAYHGRFSHALAHEMFGRDLSRLRARERPRITQDDADMFLAGIDIAASTSVGRVREELIRDRTMFLTARLLKLPQSALREMKVEDYLSEIDDEPLDDTPRDGDDLKIYLRRYVRLDRAKHRLADLSPWLFLCSSPTGQMSKSLVGKRYNDALKLAYMDRRIPAFQDWITWPAGEAPDSAPFRLNPWVDCK, encoded by the coding sequence ATGGGCGTCACAGCCTTCCACGAGGACCAGCTGTCGCTTTGGCCGATCCGGCCCAGGCCACTTCCCGATGAGCTCCTGTCGAGTTGGATGGTTCGGCTGGCACATGCCAATGGCAAGAAGGTCCAGCGCTTCTATCGTCACTGGTTTGGGCGCGACTCTCTTCCTTTGTGGAATCGCGACATCGACCGGTTGGCACCTCCTGAGCTCTCGCAGGAACTGGCGCGTCGAACCGGCGTACCGCTCGAACTGCTGGAGGAGACAGCACTTCGGAGCTTGGTCGGAGCGGTCTTCACAGAGTTGGCCACCGGCGGACTCACGACCTGGCTGACGACGCTTGGTGTGTTCCACCGCCAGCGTCGGCGCGGTGGCCTGATGTGCTGCACCACATGTCTCGCCGACGATGAAACACCGTACTTCCGCAAGGCATGGCGCATGTCCTGGGTCACGGGTTGCACTCGGCACCGCACGATGTTGATTGACCGTTGCCTGTGCGGCGCCACGTTGCAGCCGCACCGCGTCGACATGCGGGAACGCAACTGGCTGTCTGACCAAGTGTCGATGGCAACCTGTTGGTGCTGCGGCGAAGACCTGCGAAAGCTCCGCCCCGGCAAAGCCGATCCCGACGTTCTGGCGCTTCAGCGCATGTTGGAGACGGCGCGCCGAGACGGGCATGTGGATGTGGCAGGCCGTAGCGGCCTTCACTCGGTGCTCTTCTTCAATGGCCTTCGTGTCTTGTTGCTCGCGAGCGCACGCTTGCCGGGACCCGACGGTGTAGAGCCTGCGGGTGCCGGTCGTTTTGATGAGATGCCCGTAGAGCAGCGTGCGATGCTTCTAAGCCGCGTACAGCGCCTTTTGGCCGACTGGCCCAAGACCTTCCACAGCACCTTCAGCTCAAGGCCCAACATCTATTCGCATTTCACGCGTCACTCGCCGGTGAGGCCTTTCTGGGTGGACGAAGAGGTCAGCCTGCTCAATCGGTCCAAGACAGACCTCACTTCGGATGAGGCCCGCTCCATCGAGTCAGTCGTCGAGGCGTATCACGGGCGGTTCAGCCATGCGCTCGCGCATGAGATGTTCGGGCGCGACCTGAGCCGATTGCGAGCACGCGAAAGGCCACGCATCACCCAGGACGATGCCGACATGTTCCTCGCGGGCATCGACATCGCGGCGTCAACATCGGTCGGGCGCGTGCGTGAGGAACTGATCCGGGATCGCACGATGTTCCTCACCGCTCGGCTGCTCAAACTGCCACAGAGTGCGCTGCGGGAGATGAAGGTCGAGGACTATTTGTCTGAGATCGACGATGAGCCGTTGGACGACACACCTCGCGACGGGGACGATCTGAAGATCTATCTTCGTCGCTATGTGCGACTGGACCGGGCGAAACATCGGCTCGCCGACTTGAGTCCCTGGCTCTTCCTCTGCAGTAGCCCCACGGGTCAAATGTCGAAGAGCCTGGTTGGGAAGCGATACAACGACGCGTTGAAATTGGCCTACATGGACAGGCGGATTCCGGCCTTTCAGGACTGGATCACCTGGCCGGCCGGCGAGGCACCCGACAGCGCCCCGTTCCGCCTCAACCCTTGGGTTGATTGCAAGTGA
- a CDS encoding TniB family NTP-binding protein produces the protein MDRNLDPKAEKLLGEANDVRIAHIRGDRWVTYPAAKRILDELEELMNWPTKTRPPCRLIVSESNNGKSSLIEHFGRRHPPDQNLSGASVKVPVLIAEVTSPNEKAMYRTLLEALFEKVDPKDTTEERREQLYAVLRRIQPKLILLDESNDFLAGSRLKLLECLVALKHISTKTKIPIVAVGTPEAKRAFASDPQLENRFVPIELPRWKSGPEFQGLLKSIEKTLPLRHASGLHDKMIADVIFHRTRGILGEACALVEAAATYAIRTATEKITLVELEKCNYRVSSKFDSRRSA, from the coding sequence ATGGACCGAAACCTCGACCCCAAGGCCGAGAAGCTGCTCGGCGAAGCGAACGATGTCCGCATAGCCCACATCCGCGGCGACCGCTGGGTGACCTACCCGGCCGCCAAACGCATCCTCGATGAACTCGAGGAGCTGATGAACTGGCCCACCAAGACCCGCCCGCCATGCCGCCTCATCGTCTCCGAGTCGAACAACGGAAAGAGCAGCCTGATCGAGCACTTCGGGCGCCGCCACCCTCCTGATCAGAATCTGAGTGGTGCAAGCGTCAAGGTGCCAGTGTTGATCGCTGAGGTCACGTCGCCAAACGAGAAGGCGATGTACCGCACGCTCCTTGAGGCACTTTTCGAGAAAGTGGACCCGAAAGACACAACGGAGGAACGCAGGGAACAGCTGTACGCCGTCCTACGGCGCATCCAGCCCAAGCTGATTCTTTTGGATGAGTCCAACGACTTTCTCGCAGGCTCACGACTCAAGCTGCTCGAGTGCCTGGTTGCGCTCAAGCACATCAGCACGAAGACCAAGATTCCGATCGTTGCTGTCGGCACGCCGGAAGCGAAACGCGCCTTCGCCTCCGATCCGCAGCTCGAGAACCGCTTCGTTCCCATCGAGCTGCCGCGCTGGAAGTCAGGCCCGGAGTTCCAGGGGCTGCTCAAGAGCATCGAGAAGACGCTGCCGCTTCGGCACGCCTCCGGCCTGCACGACAAGATGATTGCCGACGTCATCTTTCACCGCACGCGCGGCATCCTGGGTGAAGCTTGCGCGCTGGTCGAAGCGGCGGCCACCTACGCCATTCGTACCGCCACCGAGAAGATCACGCTGGTGGAGCTGGAGAAGTGCAACTACCGCGTGTCGAGCAAGTTCGACTCACGCCGGAGCGCCTAG
- a CDS encoding Mu transposase C-terminal domain-containing protein, translated as MHNLLPGSFVFWKKKRFVVEDLVGFDEVIVRRDTGTKKFVAPVSEVTQVAEAKSSRFIHAENADQWRDAVDVFRLLRPLLEKESHCKTAADVDAVAKQLGLSRSTVYNYIAQWKASEKLSTFMRKERTDKGSVRLMPAVVKILEEVIQDFYATAERPSPTATYDEIKYRCTKANLPAPGKTTVVKFLDRQSKRKMHAKRYGTREARHKYEPIHGHFPGADFPLAVVQIDHTPMDMIVLDENREPWMRPILTIVIDVCTRMLLGFCITMEKPGHLNCALALVHGMLPKDEFIKKHNLTQPWPIHGKPRKVFVDNAKEFRGSALKRGCEQHDIILENRPKGLPQYAGHVERAFRSFMQALHRIPGTTFSNTIQKAKYDSKKRAIMTLEECEEWFTIFITYRYHHKLHSETGYPPIKLYQRYILGDDEVPGIGLPAPMPNADTLLWDFLQPFERVISPMGVEIDCIHYFDNVLRPWVNAVDPEDRKRNRKFIFTRDPRDISRIRFYDPDLREHFFIPYRDRTRPPISIWELEAVKRELKLDPNRQVDEAVLFEGYERMRNREDASAKATTKERQNRSRRKTAQKLASQRPAHDPHSPSEQPSNPSLQGNDWADKADDVPDFDIETM; from the coding sequence ATGCACAACCTTCTTCCCGGCTCATTCGTGTTCTGGAAGAAGAAGCGCTTCGTCGTCGAAGACCTCGTTGGTTTTGATGAGGTGATCGTGCGTCGCGACACCGGCACCAAAAAGTTCGTCGCTCCGGTGTCCGAGGTCACCCAGGTGGCCGAAGCGAAGTCGAGTCGCTTCATTCATGCCGAGAACGCCGATCAGTGGCGGGACGCGGTCGACGTCTTCCGGCTGCTTCGCCCCCTGCTGGAAAAGGAATCTCATTGCAAGACGGCTGCGGATGTCGACGCGGTGGCCAAGCAACTCGGCCTGTCTCGATCGACGGTCTACAACTACATCGCGCAGTGGAAGGCGTCGGAGAAGCTGTCGACGTTCATGCGCAAGGAACGCACCGACAAAGGCTCCGTGCGCCTGATGCCTGCAGTTGTGAAGATCCTCGAAGAGGTGATCCAGGACTTCTACGCAACGGCCGAGCGCCCATCGCCCACTGCCACCTACGACGAGATCAAGTACCGCTGCACGAAGGCAAACCTGCCGGCGCCGGGCAAGACGACCGTCGTCAAGTTTCTGGACAGGCAATCGAAACGGAAGATGCACGCCAAGCGCTACGGCACGCGCGAGGCTCGGCACAAATACGAGCCGATCCATGGCCACTTCCCGGGTGCCGATTTCCCACTGGCGGTGGTGCAGATCGATCACACACCGATGGACATGATTGTCCTCGACGAGAACCGCGAGCCTTGGATGCGCCCGATTCTCACCATCGTGATCGACGTCTGCACCCGCATGCTCCTGGGCTTTTGCATCACGATGGAAAAACCAGGGCACCTGAACTGCGCCCTGGCGCTCGTTCACGGCATGCTGCCCAAGGACGAGTTCATCAAGAAGCACAACCTGACGCAACCGTGGCCGATCCACGGCAAGCCGCGCAAGGTGTTCGTCGACAACGCCAAGGAATTCCGAGGCTCGGCGCTCAAGCGTGGCTGCGAGCAGCACGACATCATTCTCGAGAACCGCCCCAAGGGCTTGCCGCAATACGCTGGCCACGTCGAGAGAGCCTTCCGCAGCTTCATGCAGGCGCTGCACCGGATACCCGGCACCACGTTCTCCAACACGATCCAGAAGGCGAAGTACGACTCGAAGAAGCGGGCCATCATGACCCTCGAGGAATGCGAGGAGTGGTTCACCATCTTCATCACGTACCGCTATCACCACAAGCTGCACTCCGAAACCGGCTATCCGCCGATCAAGCTCTACCAGCGCTACATCCTCGGCGACGATGAAGTGCCAGGCATTGGACTGCCAGCGCCGATGCCCAACGCGGACACACTGCTCTGGGACTTCCTGCAGCCCTTCGAGCGTGTGATCTCGCCGATGGGGGTCGAGATCGATTGCATCCACTACTTCGACAACGTGCTGCGCCCCTGGGTGAACGCGGTCGATCCGGAGGATCGAAAGAGGAACCGCAAGTTCATCTTTACCCGTGACCCGCGCGACATCAGCCGCATCCGCTTCTACGACCCTGACTTGCGCGAGCACTTCTTCATCCCCTATCGCGACCGAACGCGGCCGCCCATAAGCATCTGGGAGCTCGAGGCCGTCAAGCGCGAGCTCAAGCTGGACCCCAACCGGCAGGTCGACGAGGCGGTGCTCTTCGAGGGCTACGAGCGCATGCGCAACCGGGAGGATGCCTCCGCAAAGGCGACAACGAAGGAGCGCCAGAACCGTAGCCGGCGTAAGACCGCTCAGAAGCTGGCCTCGCAGCGCCCAGCGCACGACCCACACAGCCCGTCCGAACAGCCGTCCAATCCGTCGCTCCAAGGGAACGACTGGGCCGACAAGGCCGATGACGTGCCGGACTTCGACATCGAGACGATGTAA
- a CDS encoding TnsA endonuclease N-terminal domain-containing protein yields the protein MKTELKRLGPTRRFGIQCRSITGNMPNSRRYESSLERDLMELVRDEPDYERLDDQPVTIPYGQGQTYTLDAFIVWKSERPWLVEVKYREEFDRQWRELRPKLRAAQAYAEARGWDFYVLTEVHIRVPKLKAVKFLHGYLHWPAQPDIEKRILQALRSGPLLAKDIVATAATRGVEPVAVIPVMWRLLALRQLSIDWDRPINMAIPISLAA from the coding sequence ATGAAGACCGAGCTCAAACGACTCGGCCCGACACGGAGGTTTGGCATCCAGTGCCGAAGCATCACCGGCAACATGCCAAATTCGCGGCGCTACGAGTCATCGCTTGAGCGTGACTTGATGGAGCTGGTTCGTGACGAGCCGGACTACGAACGCCTTGACGACCAGCCAGTCACCATTCCTTATGGGCAGGGCCAGACATATACGCTCGACGCCTTCATCGTTTGGAAGAGCGAAAGACCGTGGCTCGTCGAAGTCAAGTATCGCGAAGAGTTTGACCGGCAGTGGCGCGAGCTACGCCCGAAGCTGCGGGCCGCTCAGGCATACGCTGAAGCACGAGGCTGGGACTTCTACGTCCTGACCGAGGTGCACATTCGCGTCCCCAAGCTCAAGGCCGTCAAGTTTCTGCACGGCTACCTGCACTGGCCTGCCCAGCCGGACATCGAGAAGCGAATCCTGCAGGCCCTGCGGTCTGGCCCGCTCCTCGCCAAAGACATCGTCGCCACCGCGGCCACGCGCGGTGTGGAACCGGTTGCGGTGATCCCGGTGATGTGGCGCCTTCTGGCGCTTCGACAGCTGTCGATCGACTGGGACAGGCCGATCAACATGGCCATCCCAATCAGCCTGGCTGCCTGA
- a CDS encoding NYN domain-containing protein, translated as MKNENNGGAGTVAVYWDFENLHAGVLEARYGEGAYAKPDNRFRPQEAVVDVQALVELASSFGPVAINRAYGNWQYFGRYRDALLQSAVELIQLFPPGPSAKNGADIKLCLDATEDIGRFEHVSTVIIIGGDSDFMPVAQKVKAAGRTLIGIGNRKNTNKHWAKSCHEFRYYESVVDAETVAEGPLFADKTAPPPPPDPAAEILRRALHLLSESKGEPWVNKANVWPLIKRLDPTFDPKDHGHASFAEMVKAFENLVEVRKGDKDHFLRLR; from the coding sequence GTGAAGAACGAGAACAACGGGGGTGCCGGCACCGTCGCGGTGTACTGGGACTTCGAGAATCTTCATGCCGGCGTGCTGGAGGCCCGCTACGGTGAAGGTGCCTACGCCAAACCGGACAATCGCTTCAGGCCCCAAGAGGCCGTCGTGGATGTCCAGGCGCTCGTTGAACTCGCCTCATCCTTCGGGCCTGTGGCCATCAACCGGGCTTACGGCAACTGGCAGTACTTTGGCCGCTACCGCGACGCTCTCCTCCAAAGCGCGGTCGAACTGATCCAACTCTTCCCGCCAGGGCCGTCGGCTAAGAACGGAGCAGATATCAAGCTGTGCCTAGATGCGACCGAAGACATTGGCCGCTTTGAGCACGTGAGCACGGTCATCATCATTGGCGGTGACAGCGACTTCATGCCAGTGGCGCAGAAGGTGAAAGCAGCTGGACGCACCCTCATCGGGATCGGAAACCGCAAGAACACCAACAAACACTGGGCCAAGAGCTGCCACGAATTTCGCTACTACGAAAGTGTGGTGGACGCGGAGACCGTTGCCGAAGGGCCTCTCTTCGCTGACAAGACGGCCCCTCCGCCACCGCCAGACCCAGCCGCCGAGATCCTGCGACGGGCACTGCATCTGCTATCAGAGTCGAAAGGCGAACCTTGGGTTAACAAGGCCAACGTTTGGCCACTGATAAAACGCCTCGATCCGACGTTTGATCCCAAGGACCACGGGCACGCCAGCTTTGCCGAAATGGTCAAGGCGTTCGAGAACCTGGTCGAGGTGAGGAAGGGTGACAAAGACCACTTTCTGCGATTGCGGTGA
- a CDS encoding S8 family peptidase, with translation MAQLQKLGVEVQNLHALRAKAGLLDPGGVAITLEVSPPGCLNFAALEWKRDDIEVLSVRPSTSNTELVSVYVPQGKLTAFQRRVQAYIAEDSIPKPGKAPRPKHANLINAIISFQRAVFDELWTDEAPASENQQAFQVWLRQGARTAKETFAAFAKQAARLEIPLDEGYVCFPGRVVVLVHSTRSQLQQSLDLLEDVAEIRGTSPSAEYFLSELKPYELADWVKDLAARVEADELSESTPFVTLLDTGVNRHHPLLDAAIASSDLHSVMDEWESHDHDGHGTEMAGLAIHGDLRGPLSSKEVVRIGHRLESIKIWPPQGTNPARLYGWVMNSAAQKVEESNAERRRTFAMMTTAYGATAGMPSEWSATVDRLAFGLTGDSINQFDLPPVSASGFPQLRPRLFVLSAGNIHWDQWHKYPENNDLQTIEDPAQAWNAISVGACTQQVDFNKGKWPGLTAIAPQGGLAPSSRTSVSWSRSWPNKPDVVAEGGNGCRDARSTDSVVRGPEDLRLLTTSHNPAVGLLTESGDTSGAAAEVARICAHVHARYPQLWPETIRALVVNGAQYTPVMMQGISRQSKQLARDSLVRRFGFGKVSLDASLNSTLKRPTLVLQEELIAYTKAQSKKSNGTQNNGTKAKSGSGTRLGKVNIHELPWPKAQLLALGEMPVELKVTLSYFVQPNPSRRGWRSKFRYQSHGLRFSVRGAAESSQQFHQRINKIDREEEGVEESMPEPDSDAWLLRYNVRSRGSLHCDTWTGLATDLANKSELAVFPVGGWWKDMGNGIGADWKVRYALVLSLNVLAESDVDIYTPIANEIGISVGL, from the coding sequence ATGGCCCAGCTTCAGAAGCTTGGCGTTGAGGTTCAGAACTTGCACGCCCTCAGGGCCAAGGCTGGTTTGCTGGATCCGGGCGGAGTCGCGATCACGCTTGAGGTTTCGCCACCCGGCTGCTTGAACTTCGCTGCGCTCGAGTGGAAACGTGATGACATCGAGGTACTGAGTGTCCGACCGTCCACCAGCAACACAGAGCTGGTCAGCGTATATGTGCCGCAGGGAAAGCTAACGGCTTTCCAGCGAAGGGTTCAGGCGTACATCGCAGAAGACAGTATCCCGAAGCCGGGCAAAGCGCCTCGCCCGAAGCACGCCAACCTAATCAACGCGATCATCTCCTTCCAGCGTGCCGTGTTCGATGAACTCTGGACAGATGAAGCGCCAGCGTCAGAAAACCAGCAAGCGTTTCAAGTCTGGCTTCGTCAAGGAGCGAGGACGGCGAAGGAAACATTCGCTGCCTTCGCAAAACAGGCAGCCCGCTTGGAAATTCCTCTTGATGAGGGATACGTGTGCTTCCCTGGCCGCGTCGTCGTACTCGTCCACTCAACAAGGTCGCAGCTCCAGCAATCCCTTGACTTGCTCGAAGACGTTGCAGAGATCCGCGGCACCTCGCCATCGGCTGAATACTTCCTCAGCGAACTAAAGCCCTATGAATTGGCGGATTGGGTCAAAGATCTAGCGGCGCGCGTTGAGGCAGATGAACTCAGCGAAAGCACGCCCTTTGTCACCTTGCTCGACACAGGCGTAAACCGCCACCACCCCCTACTCGACGCCGCAATAGCAAGCAGCGACCTTCATTCTGTGATGGACGAGTGGGAGAGCCATGACCACGACGGTCACGGCACCGAAATGGCCGGGCTCGCAATACATGGAGATCTTCGCGGGCCCCTCTCTTCCAAAGAGGTAGTCCGAATCGGCCATCGACTGGAGTCGATCAAGATTTGGCCGCCGCAAGGTACAAATCCCGCCCGGCTATACGGCTGGGTAATGAACTCAGCTGCGCAGAAAGTCGAAGAATCAAATGCTGAGCGCCGCCGCACCTTCGCGATGATGACAACAGCGTACGGAGCCACGGCCGGTATGCCCAGCGAATGGTCGGCAACAGTGGACAGGCTGGCATTCGGTTTGACGGGCGACAGCATCAATCAATTCGATCTGCCTCCGGTATCGGCCAGCGGCTTCCCGCAACTCAGGCCGCGCCTCTTCGTACTTTCCGCCGGCAACATCCACTGGGATCAGTGGCACAAGTACCCTGAGAACAACGACCTGCAGACGATCGAAGATCCCGCGCAAGCCTGGAATGCCATTTCGGTGGGTGCATGCACGCAGCAAGTTGATTTCAACAAGGGAAAGTGGCCAGGCCTAACAGCGATAGCCCCTCAAGGAGGGCTAGCACCTTCGTCTCGGACGTCGGTCAGCTGGTCGAGGTCATGGCCTAACAAACCCGACGTGGTTGCTGAGGGTGGCAATGGGTGCAGGGACGCGCGATCGACCGACTCAGTCGTTCGTGGACCCGAGGACCTTCGACTGCTCACGACCTCGCACAATCCAGCTGTGGGACTGCTAACCGAGTCCGGGGATACAAGTGGCGCGGCTGCCGAAGTTGCTCGCATCTGCGCCCATGTCCATGCCCGGTATCCGCAGCTGTGGCCAGAGACGATCCGTGCACTCGTTGTCAATGGCGCGCAATACACGCCAGTGATGATGCAAGGGATCAGTAGGCAATCCAAGCAGTTGGCACGCGACTCTCTGGTGCGACGCTTCGGCTTTGGCAAGGTGTCGCTCGACGCCTCGCTTAATTCCACACTTAAACGGCCGACCCTGGTCCTGCAGGAAGAACTGATTGCCTATACGAAGGCACAGAGCAAAAAGTCCAATGGCACACAGAACAACGGCACCAAGGCCAAGAGCGGCAGCGGTACGCGCCTTGGGAAAGTGAACATCCACGAGTTGCCGTGGCCCAAGGCACAACTACTGGCACTTGGCGAGATGCCCGTTGAGCTGAAAGTCACTCTCTCATACTTCGTGCAGCCCAACCCCAGTCGACGAGGGTGGAGGAGCAAGTTCAGATATCAAAGCCATGGTCTGCGCTTCTCGGTCCGAGGCGCAGCGGAAAGTAGCCAACAGTTCCATCAACGAATCAACAAGATCGACCGCGAGGAAGAAGGCGTCGAAGAATCAATGCCGGAACCGGACAGCGACGCCTGGCTTCTTCGCTACAACGTTCGCTCTCGAGGTTCCTTGCATTGCGATACCTGGACTGGACTCGCAACTGACCTGGCAAATAAGTCCGAGCTGGCAGTGTTTCCCGTGGGCGGATGGTGGAAGGACATGGGAAACGGAATTGGAGCTGATTGGAAAGTCCGATACGCGCTGGTGCTGTCACTGAACGTGCTAGCAGAGTCAGACGTCGACATCTACACCCCGATCGCTAACGAGATCGGAATCAGCGTTGGGCTGTGA
- a CDS encoding AAA family ATPase, with protein MASATQVTELLRAFVTNQDEHFLAVALQVAAHEANRGHVKVAAEMRDLIEKARTPSSPRAKSRAVPLAQPRGELAELLTVQYPQQHLSAMVVGESVTTRLERVLKEQRHHETLLGHGLSARRKLLLVGPPGTGKTLTASVMATELRLPLFVARFDSLITKFMGESASKLRLVFDALKSTRGVYLFDEFDSLGLQRGSQHDVAEMRRTLNMFLQLIEQDSSDSLIVAATNHGAALDSALFRRFDDVIRYDLPDEVQVSLLLRNSLSLLAPASFDYGGLVREGLGLSHSDIVKACADAMKDAVLDGRDFVDAERVRIHLHERAAGQKQLL; from the coding sequence ATGGCAAGCGCAACCCAAGTCACCGAACTGCTGCGCGCATTCGTCACCAACCAAGACGAGCATTTCCTTGCAGTCGCACTGCAAGTAGCGGCTCACGAGGCAAATCGCGGACACGTAAAGGTGGCCGCTGAGATGCGGGACCTCATTGAAAAGGCCCGGACGCCGTCGTCTCCCCGTGCGAAGTCTCGCGCCGTTCCACTGGCTCAGCCTAGAGGCGAATTGGCCGAGTTGCTGACTGTCCAGTACCCGCAGCAGCATCTATCCGCCATGGTGGTCGGCGAATCGGTCACGACCCGTCTGGAGCGGGTCCTGAAAGAACAGCGCCATCACGAAACGCTGCTCGGCCACGGGTTGAGCGCACGTCGCAAGCTGCTTCTTGTCGGGCCGCCTGGTACCGGTAAGACGCTCACCGCAAGCGTCATGGCCACCGAGTTGCGGCTGCCTCTTTTCGTCGCTCGCTTTGATTCGTTGATCACGAAGTTCATGGGTGAAAGCGCTTCAAAGTTGCGGCTCGTTTTCGACGCGCTTAAGTCGACGCGCGGTGTGTACCTCTTCGACGAGTTCGACTCGCTTGGCCTGCAACGGGGCAGCCAACACGACGTGGCAGAGATGCGTCGGACGCTCAACATGTTCCTGCAGCTGATCGAGCAGGATTCGTCGGACAGCCTTATCGTCGCGGCGACCAACCACGGCGCCGCGCTGGATAGCGCCCTGTTTCGGCGATTCGATGACGTGATCCGCTACGACTTGCCAGACGAGGTTCAGGTGAGCCTTCTGTTGAGGAACAGCTTGTCCCTGTTGGCGCCCGCCAGTTTTGACTACGGCGGCCTCGTGCGCGAGGGCCTCGGCTTGTCGCACTCGGACATCGTCAAGGCTTGCGCTGACGCAATGAAGGATGCGGTGCTGGATGGTCGTGATTTTGTGGATGCGGAGCGAGTGCGCATTCATCTCCACGAGCGGGCTGCTGGTCAAAAGCAGCTCCTCTAA
- a CDS encoding helix-turn-helix transcriptional regulator codes for MRYPTSQKELLSEVRGDRTKTDFAEELGIDRSTLSRYESEELGASTKVLNYCLRAIAARSGQTGEGESLGTVAQALSLTKRAVGLLEQAAAKN; via the coding sequence ATGAGATACCCGACGTCCCAAAAAGAGTTGCTGAGCGAGGTGCGGGGAGACCGCACCAAGACTGACTTCGCCGAGGAGCTGGGCATTGATCGAAGTACTCTGAGCAGGTATGAAAGCGAGGAACTGGGCGCTTCGACCAAGGTCCTGAACTACTGCTTGCGTGCGATAGCAGCACGCAGCGGGCAGACTGGCGAGGGTGAGTCTCTGGGCACCGTCGCTCAAGCGCTGAGCCTGACAAAAAGAGCTGTCGGCCTTCTTGAGCAAGCGGCAGCAAAGAACTAG